In one Xylanibacillus composti genomic region, the following are encoded:
- a CDS encoding aldo/keto reductase, with amino-acid sequence MEYRELGSTGLKVSEISFGTWAIGGGWGQVNDEESFKALQRAMDAGVNFFDTADVYGDGHGEEVVGKATKGLEGKVHIATKFCRQGDIHDPNNYAEAAVRKYCEDSLRRLQREAIDLYQVHCPATQILRDGAVFEVLDKLQAEGKIRHYGVSVETVEEGLISLQYPNVKAIQFIYNIFRQKPEQELFPKAKQQGVGILVRLPLASGLLTGKFKEDTAFEADDHRNFNQNGESFNVGETFAGLPFRKGVKLSRQLAWIAEGRGSMTRAALRWILDNPHISCVIPGFKNTEQVEDNLAAADVPSFTVEERQRLAAFYEQEVRDHIRGPY; translated from the coding sequence AGTGAAATCAGCTTCGGCACATGGGCGATTGGCGGCGGCTGGGGGCAAGTCAACGACGAGGAGTCCTTCAAGGCGCTGCAGCGTGCGATGGACGCAGGCGTAAATTTTTTCGATACGGCGGATGTATACGGGGATGGCCACGGCGAAGAGGTTGTGGGCAAGGCGACGAAAGGATTGGAAGGCAAAGTGCATATCGCCACCAAGTTTTGCAGACAAGGGGATATTCATGATCCGAACAACTACGCCGAAGCGGCTGTCCGCAAGTACTGCGAAGACAGTCTGCGCCGGCTTCAGCGCGAGGCCATCGATCTCTATCAGGTGCACTGTCCGGCTACGCAAATTCTCCGTGACGGCGCAGTATTCGAGGTATTGGACAAGCTGCAGGCCGAGGGGAAGATCCGCCACTATGGCGTCAGTGTGGAAACGGTAGAGGAAGGCTTGATCAGCCTGCAATATCCGAATGTCAAGGCTATCCAGTTCATCTACAATATTTTCCGCCAGAAGCCGGAGCAGGAGCTGTTCCCGAAGGCGAAGCAGCAAGGTGTAGGCATCCTCGTGCGACTGCCGCTCGCGAGCGGTCTCCTGACCGGCAAGTTCAAGGAAGATACCGCCTTTGAGGCAGACGATCATCGCAACTTCAACCAGAACGGCGAAAGCTTTAATGTTGGCGAAACGTTCGCCGGTCTGCCGTTTCGCAAGGGCGTGAAGCTGTCTCGCCAACTTGCCTGGATTGCAGAAGGACGTGGCAGCATGACGCGTGCGGCTCTGCGCTGGATCTTGGATAATCCGCACATTTCTTGCGTCATTCCGGGCTTCAAGAACACGGAGCAGGTGGAAGACAATCTGGCGGCGGCGGATGTCCCATCCTTCACCGTGGAGGAGCGCCAGCGGCTTGCCGCGTTCTATGAGCAGGAAGTCAGGGACCACATCCGCGGGCCGTATTGA